The Astyanax mexicanus isolate ESR-SI-001 chromosome 6, AstMex3_surface, whole genome shotgun sequence region CACAAAAGTTATGGCaaatttatactttatttattttccattttacatcggcaaataaaaaaaacaaaaaatgtgtagTAAAATGTGCAAAAACATGCAATATTTATGAAGAATTAGTAGAAAATGGGGACAGAGTAGCATAGTGGGGAAAATTCCACTACCTGCAACATGATCTGAATGAAAGTCACTCTGAATAAAAGCACGGTATTCAGAGTGACTTAAATACAAGAAGTGTTTTGCACCTCaaaataattagattaattagATACTTTAGAATAATTAGATACTTTACCTTGGTTAATGGAAGATTGTTAGGAAGTGAAATTCCTTCCTGGTTCAGAAGCTTCTGCTCCTCTTCAGTCAACTGCAGGTCTGGGAAAAGCTAAACGTCATTCAGAAGATGTTAGTCAGCTGTTTCAAGATAATATATCAGATGCAGAAATTATGTACATTTAGCATATAAGCATATTTATTATTGAGCTCTTAATATAGGATTAATTTAagattatatatgtgtgtgtatgaaatcAGCATATACATTTCTGCATATACTATGAATTTACACTCATTGTCAAAGAAACAGTTGCAATTGGGCCACCCAGAAAGATGATAAACTTTactaggaacaataaattaatataaatttaaattaatatggggagtatttatttacatatttattgagctacacatacagaaatatTATGCAACATGTGTTACATATGTGTTATGCAACATGCTAGATATCTCAACACGGAGttttagaggttcctaatgatgtcctggAATCCAGCTTAAATATTCCTGAAAATTAGGAAGTATGTGTGCTGTGTTGATATCATGTCCAATAGCCCACATATTTTTAACCAGGCACGATGTTCTAAGTATTGTGCTTTTGAATAGCACACCAGGGTTTTCACAACTTCCCACAAAGATGTATCCCTAACGGTTGATACCTTCTGGGTGGAACTCTTTTTTTGGATGATAAATGTATTGACAAAACATTATTGCCAACATACACATCCATACAACTGAAAGTGTAGAAAAGGACTGACCAGGCCATCTGTGTTTGTGTCGTCTGCATTCTCTGAGCTTTCTGGGTGAATGTGTTCCACTTTCACAGAAGAAACCAGTGGCAGCTCACTCACAATACAGGACTCAGACATAAGCACCTGAGAGCTCCACTCATCtaacaaatggaaaaaaatgggatCAGGTGTAAGACTagctatattttatttaaaggtgAAAGCCCTTAAGTAAAAGAAATACTGTTAGTATTTTATACAGCAGTAaaaacagttttgttttgttgcaaaaTATTGCTTTTAACAAAAGATGAGCAAAGACATACCAAGCTCTATGGAGATGACATCCACCTTTTGTTGGTCTTGTTGGATACCTCCCAGACCACTAATGTCATACACCACCTGGTAGACAGTGGGCGTGGATTGGGTGGGGACAGAGTCCATCAGCACAGTCGGGCCGTCTGAGTAACGGTCATCTGACATTCCACTGTCGCTTTCGGACAGGCACTGCTGCAGAGGATCTGATGTGTAAACTTCATTTGGATTTATGGCCTGGAGCACATCTTCAGATTCACTGTCATTAAGACTctgacagaaataaaaataaataacaacaataatttaTAGACTGATGCAGCTCCTGTTTCCTCACAGTTCATCTAACAGTGCTCACTGGGATATCAAAAAAACGTATTATTTTGTAGCTTTTGCTACCTTGTTCATGTCAACTACTTTATCTCTTTAGAACGTTTGTTGGCCTGCATAATCAATAATTTCCTGCAGATTCACAGTATAattaaagatatataaaataaGCAGCcgtttaaaatgtatgttttaacatgcAGAAATAATTTCTGCAAACAGCAAATTTATCACAGAAAATGTGTTACCAAAAACCTATTACTTTAAAAATATCTGCTTTAAGGCTCAATCTTATATAATACATTCTGACATATCACATAATTAAAAAGTGACATTTATAATCCAGATTAATTTACCAGGTGCATTAGATCAGTGAGAAATTTACAGAGCCTGTATAGCATGCTAGACTTTCCCACTCCTTGTTAACACAGTTGAAACAGGCAAACGAAAACATAACactcctggaaaatcttacatcACTTTCCAGCCTGCCCTCCATCCCTCTTCTTTCACCTAAATAATGATCTGATTGTATTCTTTCATAAACTACAGGTAATAGTATAGACTGCAGCTATTTTCCCCTAAAGGCTAAAGTGCTAGTTAATGGAGACAGTataacagaggaaaaaaaatgataagctatagcattattattctaataaagaAGTAATATTCTCTTTTGTATTTACACTTTGTTGTCCATCAGATTAGCATGGTCTGCGTTGTAAAATGACAGAAAACATGTCACATCCTTTtgaatataaacacaaataatattGTGTTGCTTCAAATGTAAGAGGTAAACTTCTTTGCCCAACATAAGAGTATAtgagaattattttaaaattcaagGTCTgatgagagaggaaaaaaaaaaaacataaaatgaaaccTCCATTTATTAACATGTTAAAGGGCATATGTTACTCACACTGTGTGGCTGGATGACCCACTCCTCTGTGCTGGTATACACAGACTGTGGACAGGAGTCTGTCAGAACCAATCCAGCCTCCAGCGGCCCATCCTCCTCACTCTGTCTGAAAAACAGGCTGCTCTCCTCActctcctgtaaaaaaaaaaaaaaaaacagataagagTCACTTTATCACCGGCTTGGGTTGATCCGACCTACCATCCTTCTCCGCATTGATAACCtgatttaataaaaacacagaagcagttttattttaaataagtatAAGACAAGTCTATATTGAGTGAAAAACAGCAAATCTCTCCTCAGTCCAGTAGGAAGTACAGAGGGAACATTTACACAGGGAGTGGTGTGAATAATCAAAAGctaggaaaaaagagagagagagagagagggagggagagagggagagatggccTTTTCTTCCTTGCTCCTTTAAGGATTTATTCATGACTAGCATTCATTATGAATGTTATATGATATATAAATCAGAGAACAAaggtataaataaaacattacacaaTTAGGAACTCGTAATAATTGTAGGCATATTATTCAGTTGATAATCTTAACCCAAAAGAGTCCATGGTGACGTATGTCACACAGACCCTTTTaaatctgtgtaaagttccttaaagCTCTTTGTTCATCGGTTTAATTTATGATGCccctgagtgaaatataatgaaCATCCTGAGAGCGAAAGGATTTCAACCTAAAAATATTTACAGACATCTGCCCACACtaagaaaaatacataaatgaGCTGCACATTGGATTTATCTGATTTAGTTTTGAATTTGGTATTAATATTCAGAAACGGGTATGGGCCCTTTTTTAAGTTAAAGTGGATTtagaattataatataaaatgttgaaatatcataaagaaacaaaaacaaagaaaatcaaaatacagttttaaaataaaattcattCATGTTAAAGCAGAAATCTGTTGAGCATTTTAAATCAATGCTCcctacaggcttacaatgctaacaATTGGGGCATATCATGGCTTATGcaaagaattttttatttttacaccattaacaagctcaaagtaactTCACATTTCACTGGTAGAATTTTGAGGACCCAGACATTTAAAATAAGGTACTGAGAACTTTGTGagtgcacagtttttttttttaaagactgatAAGCCAACTAATGAGCACAAGGCAAATGCCAGTTGTTGTTTGGGGCTCTTTAATCTCACGTAGACAGTCaccagatatttttattttttttattattttattaattttgtaatctgtttccctatcctacctatttgttctGCACCCAGAGATCTACCTGTCTGTGTAAACGCAACAATCTTTTAAAAtgaactacctgtgcactttcacgTTCTTAGTGCCTTATTTTGAATGTCAGGGCCCTCggaattctactaatgaagtgtggaTTCAGGGGGGGCGGGGTGTGTTTTTtggggctacttttaaaaattacttgcttttgctgtttttgcagctacagatgcacagctgcaccaagagatgtgtgataGATGTATGAGAGAGAATCATGTAacgcatgcataaaagcaaaaagatgcatgaattctgatttgaccattcacgTGTTGCATGTCAATTGTTTCAACATGTATCAGATTTAGGAGCATATATGAGAGTGACTCAAGTCGGATTtttaaaaaatcggatttggtacgtttacacagccataaaaaaaaaatcagatcttagacacatttagcaaaaaatcaaatttgagtcacttcagtctaGTAATGTGAATGCAGCCATGGCATTAAGTTTtgacatttgcttcaaacgtgtgacagacatatattttgggctagtttaagcttctaaagggtgggttttagactgactttgggctggatatttttgtcgGCCTTGGCAACCCTggtaatgctatgcccctattgaCAGCATTGAAATCCTATTGGGAACATCGGCTAAAAGCACTTTGTTATGGAATGCTCGGTGTGAACacaggtgggctattcaacaaaagtttgtaatcGTTATCATCATGTTCACTAAACCCCAAATTAATTGAACACCGGATTTCTTCTTTAAGGGACAATTATTGCTAACAAATGCAAATGGACAATActgaaaacattaaaatactgttaactaaaaacatttttacattttagtcatGAGTGTAAGAAACATAAGCTTGGACCCACACACTGAGCTTTAGGGATTAAGGGGTTAATAATCCATGCCTCGCCTCACTGTTTGTCCCTCAGGTTGTGATAAGATTCCCAGAACCTTCTCTATTGCTCTGTTTAGCTCTACTCTATCAACACACAACTAGTCAGCTTATAAACTCCTTGTTCTGAAGCTTCAGAACAAGTTAACTAAGCTAGAGCTTCTGACACcatttctcttcctccctctgtttttCAGAGAGGACATAACTAACTACACATCCTGGAAGGCACATGGCCTCCAGCTCATGTAAAAAGTCCATTAACAGCGACACAACAAACAAGAAAATTTCCATAATGTGCGTTCACTAAGAGTTCAGAGGTTTCTGCACACATTTAAACGTCTAGAGCTGATTCACAGCCTGTAGTAAACAAGACTCAGGTgtgtctttaaaataaacacaacacCCTCCACCTCCGAAACAGTACTGTACCCGAACAGTCCCCCGGGCCCCTCTCACTCACCGCTTCACCGGGTCCCGCATATCTAGGCACGCTGTCCGTTTCTCTCATGATTTCTACAGAAACTCCGCAGCAAAAACTCTGAAGTGTTTGTGGTCTGCAGTCAGCCAGCAGGGAGAAGCCACATCCGTGTTGTTCAGGAGGGCAGGTCGCGCTGATTAACCCCCCACAATCCACCACACTCCAGCACATACCCCTCACCCGCTGCTGCTGCGGGAGGACCTGCTTAGGCCCATCCGCGCAACTACAGATCTAACAAACATGTACCGCGGACTGCATACACGCTGACTGCTGATTGGGCCAAAACTGCCATCGCTGGCCAATGAAAACGCTCCATGCTACACAGAAGAATTTATTTGACCACATTAATTTATTTGGATTTCTGTTAAGCACTCTATGGCAATAATTCTATTTAGGTGAGAAAGAAAAAATCACATCACTATTTGtgagattttttatatatatttttttttcatttacaacctgattatttaaATCAccactgattttttattttttttacaaactgaTTATTTGAATCATGACTGATTTTTATTATCAGGACTCCACCGAACCACCTATGCCCACAAGAATTGtagggagcttttgcatcgtttgtatttcgttcagTTTTGTTCAAGGTCCTCtcctttacttttttaaagtaaaggaGAGGACCttgagggtccccaagaagactgcctcGACAGGATCACAAAAGTGCAACATTCGGCACTCCAAAGACTCCAACAGCCAAGAAACAGAGGACTCTACCGCTGAGCCACCAAGGCCCACATCTGATCTCTGAAGCTTTTGCtttatttgtatttctttcaGTCTTGTTCATCTCAGGCCTGACTAGGAGAAAGGTTTCCCCAAAAAGACCACCCAGACCAGGTCTCGAACGTGTTTTTCCAGGGAGTTTTTGCGTTGTTTGTATTTCATTCAGTTTTGATCTTCccagctaaaataaaaaacaagaccTTAAGAGATCCAAAGAAGACCACTTCATCCCGGTCTCTAATCAGTTACCTTCGGGACTCCGAAGACTCCAAGTAAACAGGGCCAAAGGACTCTACCCTTGAGCCACCTAGGCCTACAAGAGTGTTCAGTTTGTTTTTCTCAGGTAAACTAAAGAAGAAGACATTGAGGGACCTCAAGAAAACCGTCTCAACCCGGTCTTAAACCTGCAATCTTCAACACTCCGAAGACTTTAATGGCAAGGGGGCCGGAGGACTGTACCGCTGAGCCTCAAGGCCCAACTGTGTTTTGTTGAGCTTTTGCGTAATTTGTACTTCGTTCAGTTTAGGTCTTTTCAGCCAAACTAAAGGAGAAGCCATGAGGGATCCCAAGAAGACCGCCCCAACTCAGTCTTTAACACACAAGTTGATTATTTGAATCAGCAcggcattatttttattattattattattattattattattattattattattattattattattattattattattattattttcaagcTGATTATTTGAATCCCCACTGATTTTGCTCAGGTGCTCcttatgaacccattcattttgaacTCACtcaggagcgccctctggtggcgtGAGAAACCCAAAAGAGACTCTTAAGTTTATTCACCTCTAGTGACTGTCTGGTGGTACCAATTTTGCTGCATGTCGCTACATTTAACGACTTTCCAGATGGATAAACGGAACATACTGTGCTGCAAATCTGAAAACATAACAAATCTGCTAGTGCATATTAGCTTATAAGCGGCCAAATGGTGTAAGATATAAATCTATGTCTTTCATAGGGCAAGATCATGTTTCTCTTATGTATTTTCATTAATAGTAGACACTGCTCAGCAGCTAACCCCtacattgattttatttatttcgaGAAAAAGAAACATTGCAAAGTTTTCCTGAATATGTTTGCCTTCCCTTTTAATTCTGCTCAATAAATCATTCTATACTACCCCACCGACTGTTATGTTCTTGTGACAGTGtcactaaataaacacattaatactAATTTTAATCCCctcaataaattaaattatgtatttttagtattttatagcCTCTAGTTATATATAGAGCATATTctcggtttttttttttaaatcagtcatCACCGAGGTCAAGCGATTTCTGGAAGCCGCCATGTCCCAATGTTTCAGCAGATCTAGTTCCCCTCGTGATCTAACCCGCATTCGCTTCCTAGAAAGTAACTCACTACTTAGGGATCGTGGGATGTTTTTGAGACACGCTTACTGAAACGCTCCTAGTCACACCCACTCCTTCCCGGACCCGGTGAGTCACTTTCCCGTTACAGAAACAAAAGCAGAAAGTTGGGATACTGTTTTCTACACCCCACCGGCATAAACGGAGCTTCGGGACCGCGGAAAGTAACCAGTGCCTCGGCACCAGGAAGGTAAATAACTGGCTAGCGCTGTTATTCTCGGAGACACGCGTAAATAACGCCCGGGGGAGGCGCTGCTGTAGTTAACGGCTGCGTTTCATCTCCTTCCTTTTTCTTTAGTTAGTGCCCTCTAGCATATAACGTTAGCTAGTAACGTTAATGCTTTTCAGCGGAAAGATGAAGAACTGGGCTAAACGATAgtgtagctaacgctaacctgtcctgaagtGTAACCTGTCTAAACTATTAACTAACGTTACCCTCTGTTGAAGGTACTGGTGGGCAGAGGTAAAGTTTTAAACAAATCTTGATGTGTTTGGCTGGAGAAATAATTAACAAAATATTAGGATAATATTAGGAAACATTGCAGCTATGTGGCTAATATCTGCAAATGTTTACAGTGCAtctgttattgttattttattctataaactacggacttcgtttctcccaaatttcaaataaaatattgtcatttagagcatttatttgcagaaaatgagaaatggctaaaataacaaaaaggatacagagctttcatgcctcaaataatgcaaaggaaacaagttcatattcataaagttttaagagtttagaaatcgaTATTggaggaataatcctggttttaaataaccgtttttatgcatcttgcgtcttacacactgcttttggaaaatttatgccactcctggtgcaaaaattcaagcagttcatcttggtttgatggcttgtgatcatccattttttatcttgattatattccagaggttttcaatttggtaaaatcaaagaaactcatatttttttaagtggcattgtccagagctgtatatggccaGGACTTAATTATGTTGTTCCCACACATTCTAATTTTTCTCTAAATTAGGGACACCatactatattaaatatataattttaatgtatAAATCACTTTATCTGGATATAACACAGTAGCTTCCTGtagattaactagctagctaatgctacaaatgttaaatgtaaatgtttttttttattattattataaccagTATTCGGCTTGTTAAGGAGCTGGGTCAGCTGGTTGCATTAGTTTAAAGACCAGTGTTACAAATTTTAACATGCACTATTAACTGAATTCTGTCTGGCCTATTACAGTGATACCAAGCCTGCATGCTGGATTTAACTCTTTATCACATGTCTGTTTTCTAGTTCATTGTCCTCTTCAATAAGCAATGCCCTGATTGTGTGACTGGAAGTGACTGTGAAAGTAGAGTGCATCCAGAATCAGAAAGATGGCCTCAGCACAGATGCCACCAGCGGGCATACTGGACCTGGATTTCAGGCTGGGCTCTGTGTGCCTGCTGTTCTCCTCAACTCTACTTTGTGGATTTACTTTGCTCTGGGTTCTGAGAGGAACAGGGAGATGTGGATTATATTcaggcaagtttttttttatattaaaatattttaagtatgaaaatcacatttaaatgtgtgtctgtcataagcatttatttttttgcaagcAGAATTAGTCCCTGAGgcatacaatttaaaataaaatatattataaatgattaaaTCTAACTCCAAGTGTTAATGTCTATGCTCTTGCTCCTGTGTTGTAAAGAGAGTCGTTACAGAGCTCTGGATCTGCTGGGCTGCTGTGCTGCAGGGGTTTTCCTTGCCAGCTCATTGCTCAACATGGTGCCCAGCTACATGATTGGAATGACTGAGACATTTAGTAACTTGGGAGTGACAGTAAGTTTCACCGAAAACCATGTAAACATGTCCTATCTGTAAGGAAAAAAAGTTAGTAATCTCTGTAAGAAAGCAAAACATCATGAGCTCTCATATTATTAGTCATATTCTGTATATTTACATTCTGCAGATTCTAAAGGTACAATAAAtactgtttgttatttatttttatttgaatgtgctacaaattattatttaatagaagatcaataaagtttaaagttttcAAAAAATAGTAAAGCAGTAATAGTAAATAGTGGGAGTGAAgtgatacatttatttttacaaatgttAAGATACAGATGTAATATTTTGGTGCAATGCAGTCGTATGTAGAAAACACTGTGTGGTAAGCTGTGGACAAATGTGCTTCTAATATGTATGCTTTTGTATGCCATTAAACCTGTACAGTATTGATTGTTTATCAGGTGTCTCTTTCCTCTCACTTCCCCAGCTTCGTTTTCCCGTTCCGGAGTTCATTCTGGCCATGGGCTTCCTCTTAGTGGTGGTCATTGAGCAGGTTGTCCTGGCCCTTAAAGAACAGTCAGGCATTTACATGACTGAAAAAGAAGCTCTTCTGGTGGGTTCCAATGTACAGCCACATGACCGTCACCCACAGTGCTCTCATCAGTACTCTAGGACAGTTCAGTTCAAAGGAAGAGGTTTTGGGGGGGATGCGGATGTCAGCTCCCTGTCCACCATCAGAATTTTTGTCTTGGTTTTCTCGTTGTCTCTGTGCTCAGTGTTTGAGGGTTTGGCAGTTGGTCTGCAGGAGGCTAGTGGTCAGGGGCTCAACCTCAGTCTGTCCCTGCTGTTCCGTAAAGGCCTGATTGCTCTCAGCCTGGTCATCAAACTCACGCAGGATCAGTTGCGGAGGGTCGCAGTGACCACCTGCCTGCTGCTGTTCTCTGCAACATGTCCACTTGGGGCAGTGCTGGGTATTAGCCTCCGGCAAACCCACACCACTCCTCAGTACCAGCTGGCTCGCTCCACTCTGCAGGGTCTGGCAGCAGGGAGCTTTCTCTACATCACTGTAATGGAGGTGTTGACTTATGCACTGAGCTCCAGTGGACAACGGATCTCCAAGGTCACTTTACTCCTCACAGGCTTCACTGCTGTTACTGTGCTCTTGCTCTGTCTGAACTGAGACTGCAACGGATGCAAAAGCATAATGGAAACTATTTACATGCTGATTTGTAGTCATGAGACTGGCTAGAATAGTTGCTCATTTTGCTTTGCTCAGCAGAATAATATATGAAATGAAAACATTTAGGACCAAGcaatgtgtataaaaaaaacttattgcaatgtatttttttccatatcattCAACATTGTTTATTGTTAAACATGTTTTTGTTTGAATAACAGTATAAACCGTAAATAAACTGTCAGTATTCAAAAGGATTCAATTTTTGTTACAGTGTGTGCCTTTTCTTGATTgaactgatataaaaaaatataatgggactttttaaaattataggAATGTTCAATTCTAAAGGGCATGCATAAGAACCCTGTAATACAAAGCATGTTTCTCGCATCTTTATGACTTAATTAATACCTGTAGCCATCAACCCCTGACTTGCACACCAGTTTGTTTAGAATGTATATCCAAAAAGGTTAGGTAAActtctgaaaaaacaaaacactttgtCCCAATTGAAAGGTGTACTTTCAGTGCCTATAATAGAAAGATGTTCAAGGATGGACACCGGTATAAATATGACCTTCACTGACCAATCATTCAGCACTAATCAACCAAAAAAGATTAGATGCCTGGATGTTAACTTGAGTAGCAGAGATTGATTATAGACTAATTGTCCACAATTTACAGTCATTATGGATGACAACTAACATCTAGGCATTTTAAAATGAGCATCTTTAACTAATGAGAGTACACCAGTGTGTAGGCAAAATAAAAGAGATCAGCAAAACGATGTTGGCTGGTGAAGCCTAGAATTTCCATAATCTAAAGATAACTTAATTTCAAGTGCTGTAACAAaaaaccacacactccacacgtACTGTTCTTCAGAATCTTGTCTCTGGGCTGGGTCAGGCCACATCACATACTATATTAGTCCTGTCTAAACAGATGGGGAAGTACTCCCTTGTATGTGCTATCCATCCCTGGATTGACTCCAACACAATATTGCCACAGTCTTCCTTCATTGCTGGAGACTTGAAGCAGAAGACTTACCTGCTCATAACTTTCCATCTCCATATTGAAAATAACTCCTCTGAAGGATTAAGGAATGGAGAATATATTGGAAGAAAGACACTGGAGAATCTAGGATTGTCAGTGAACCAGTCACACACTGCAAAAGCATGGTGAAAACTTGcgttattataaaaaataattacgtAGTGTGACTGCTCTAGCGCCATCCGCACTTGGTCCAGGACGTTATCGCGAAGATGAGTAAGAAATACCACCAGTTGACCTGTGTTATATGGACTCAGTGTGGCATGGAGCTAAAGGATCCCATGATGGCTGACGGCGGCACAGAGTATAATTTACTATAAACACTGGCCCCTGACTTCCATAATGGCCCTGTTGCCAATAATGTTGtttggtaattttttttcttttgccgtCTTTAAATCCGGCTTCATCAATGCACATACATTCATGTGGAGGATCTTGGGCACCAAACTCTAATATTCTCTAGAGAAGGATGGCATTGTGTGTATAGTATTAGAGGTGTAAGATATAAATCACTAGTGTTAATCTGTAAAAGTAGGCTATAATATGACTATGTAATAGTATTGCCtgatactgtattataatatcattCAATAAGAATTGCCCAGATGCATAGGTCATACACTAAAGTTTAGGTTCTGTTTTAGGTGTGTTTACAGGGATAAATACTTTCTTTTATAGTGAAAAAGCATATAAAACATGTATATTGCTAACAATTAATATATGCCTTTGAGAATATATACTTATTGTCAAACAACGGAAGTTGCAAGTTGCTGTTGGAAAAGTGCACCAATATGTATTTTCAGAAACATTAGAGACACTTGTTTCAAGGAATAAGATCCCCACCGTTTTAGACTTGACTTGAATCATTTGCATGTCTCACAATGTCAAATCTACCACTACATTTTAAATCCTCTCTGTTGATTCCTTCAGAGTACAACTTTCTTTTTAGATGACTGACATTAGACAACTAGCAACTCAATGTGTCCATTTTTTTACTTACTGGTATTTAAATTGGGCAGGTGCTCCTTGTACTCTGTAAATATTTCATGAAAAATAACCAaatagaaatgtgaaaaaaacttaTTTGCACATATTCCAAACACTGGTCTTTGATGGCTTCTGAATTCCTGTCAAAAAAAGCGACGTGGATGGTTTTTAGTTCTATTCTGCTGCTCAGAAAGATACGGTTAATGGTTGTGATACTTATTTGGTCAATCCCTAGAAAGGGACCCCGATC contains the following coding sequences:
- the LOC103025837 gene encoding zinc transporter ZIP1 isoform X2; translation: MASAQMPPAGILDLDFRLGSVCLLFSSTLLCGFTLLWVLRGTGRCGLYSESRYRALDLLGCCAAGVFLASSLLNMVPSYMIGMTETFSNLGVTLRFPVPEFILAMGFLLVVVIEQVVLALKEQSGIYMTEKEALLVGSNVQPHDRHPQCSHQYSRTVQFKGRGFGGDADVSSLSTIRIFVLVFSLSLCSVFEGLAVGLQEASGQGLNLSLSLLFRKGLIALSLVIKLTQDQLRRVAVTTCLLLFSATCPLGAVLGISLRQTHTTPQYQLARSTLQGLAAGSFLYITVMEVLTYALSSSGQRISKVTLLLTGFTAVTVLLLCLN
- the LOC103025837 gene encoding zinc transporter ZIP1 isoform X1; the protein is MSMLLLLCCKESRYRALDLLGCCAAGVFLASSLLNMVPSYMIGMTETFSNLGVTLRFPVPEFILAMGFLLVVVIEQVVLALKEQSGIYMTEKEALLVGSNVQPHDRHPQCSHQYSRTVQFKGRGFGGDADVSSLSTIRIFVLVFSLSLCSVFEGLAVGLQEASGQGLNLSLSLLFRKGLIALSLVIKLTQDQLRRVAVTTCLLLFSATCPLGAVLGISLRQTHTTPQYQLARSTLQGLAAGSFLYITVMEVLTYALSSSGQRISKVTLLLTGFTAVTVLLLCLN